From one Eucalyptus grandis isolate ANBG69807.140 chromosome 9, ASM1654582v1, whole genome shotgun sequence genomic stretch:
- the LOC104418102 gene encoding probable methyltransferase PMT26 codes for MALGKYTRVDNRRSSSSYCSTVTIAVFVALCLVGVWMMTSSSVVPVQNVDVSQENKSEVKEQVVENNNEVKEQAYENVDEVKEQEKKDSNTSQFEDNPGDLPEDATKGDTNDTPSQSESDSNSQENQEQKQDENVEQKTGERESSVEETKSEDNESDQETDRSKTDGGDNDSGEQKSDTDESEKKMDSEENSADNKSEEKVDGEIEEKVNQDDNDGSGDSSNDKKDESQTKDQSPSEVFPSGAQSELLNETSTQNGAFSTQAAESKNEKESQGSSKQQTSYSWKMCNVTAGSDYIPCLDNLQAIKRLSSTKHYEHRERHCPENPPTCLVALPKGYRKPIEWPTSREKIWYYNVPHTKLAEVKGHQNWVKVSGEYLTFPGGGTQFKHGALHYIDFIQESVPDVAWGKRSRVILDVGCGVASFGGYLFDRDVLAMSLAPKDEHEAQVQFALERGIPAISAVMGTTRLPFPSRVFDIVHCARCRVPWHIEGGKLLLELNRLLRPGGFFVWSATPVYQKIPDDVAIWKAMSALLKSMCWELISINKDTLNGVGVATYRKPMSNECYEKRSQNDPPMCADSDDSNAAWYVPLQTCMHKIPIDSAERGSQWPEEWPARLVKTPYWLLSSQVGVYGKSAPEDFALDNKHWKRVVTKSYLSGIGIDWSTVRSVMDMRAIYGGFAAALKDLNVWVMNVVSVDAPDTLPIIYERGLFGIYHDWCESFSTYPRSYDLLHSDHLFSKIKKRCNLVALVAEVDRILRPGGKLIVRDDVETINEVESMVRAMQWEVRLTYSKDNEGLLCVQKSMWRPSKSETVSYAIA; via the exons ATGGCTTTAGGAAAATATACTAGAGTCGATAATAGAAGGTCCTCGTCAAGTTACTGCTCTACGGTGACAATAGCAGTTTTTGTTGCCCTCTGCTTGGTTGGAGTATGGATGATGACATCGTCGTCAGTTGTTCCCGTGCAAAATGTAGACGTATCCCAGGAGAACAAGAGTGAGGTGAAGGAGCAAGTGGTTGAGAACAATAATGAGGTGAAGGAACAAGCATATGAGAATGTGGATGAAGTAAaggaacaagagaaaaaagatagCAACACCAGCCAATTTGAGGATAATCCAGGTGACTTACCTGAGGATGCCACCAAAGGAGACACCAATGATACGCCTTCTCAGAGTGAAAGTGACTCGAATTCGCAAGAGAACCAAGAACAGAAGCAAGATGAGAACGTGGAACAGAAAACTGGCGAAAGGGAAAGTTCAGTGGAGGAGACCAAGTCCGAAGATAATGAATCAGATCAAGAAACAGATAGATCAAAAACTGATGGTGGAGATAATGATTCTGGTGAACAGAAATCTGATACAGATGAGAGcgagaagaaaatggattccGAAGAAAATTCAGCTGATAATAAGAGTGAAGAGAAAGTGGATGGTGAGATTGAGGAGAAGGTGAACCAAGATGATAATGATGGATCTGGGGATAGCTCGAATGACAAGAAGGATGAGAGTCAGACAAAGGATCAGAGTCCTTCTGAAGTGTTCCCTTCTGGTGCTCAATCAGAACTTTTGAATGAAACTTCAACTCAGAATGGGGCATTTTCTACACAAGCTGCTGAATCGAAGAATGAGAAGGAATCTCAAGGTTCATCCAAGCAGCAAACTAGCTACAGCTGGAAAATGTGTAATGTTACTGCTGGTTCTGATTATATTCCCTGCCTTGATAATTTGCAAGCTATTAAGAGGCTTAGCTCTACCAAGCATTACGAACACCGAGAGAGGCACTGCCCCGAGAATCCCCCTACTTGCCTTGTTGCTCTTCCTAAAGGATACAGAAAGCCAATTGAGTGGCCTACAAGTAGAGAAAAG ATATGGTACTATAATGTTCCACACACCAAGCTCGCTGAAGTTAAGGGCCACCAGAACTGGGTGAAAGTTAGTGGTGAATACCTTACCTTCCCTGGTGGCGGAACCCAATTTAAACATGGTGCTCTGCATTACATCGATTTCATCCAGGAG TCTGTTCCTGATGTTGCCTGGGGAAAACGCTCTCGTGTGATATTGGATGTGGGATGTGGTGTTGCTAGTTTTGGAGGCTATCTCTTTGATAGAGATGTTCTTGCAATGTCACTTGCCCCGAAAGATGAACATGAAGCACAGGTTCAATTCGCACTTGAGAGGGGAATCCCTGCTATATCTGCTGTCATGGGCACCACGAGACTTCCCTTCCCTAGCCGAGTCTTTGATATTGTACATTGTGCACGCTGTAGAGTCCCGTGGCATATAGAAG GTGGTAAACTCCTCTTGGAGCTGAACCGCCTCTTGCGACCTGGTGGTTTCTTTGTGTGGTCAGCTACTCCAGTTTATCAGAAGATTCCAGATGATGTTGCCATTTGGAAAG CCATGTCTGCACTACTAAAGTCAATGTGCTGGGAGCTGATATCTATAAATAAGGATACTTTGAATGGGGTTGGTGTAGCAACCTACAGGAAGCCTATGTCTAATGAATGCTATGAGAAAAGATCCCAAAATGATCCCCCAATGTGTGCAGACTCTGATGATTCAAATGCTGCCTG GTATGTGCCTCTGCAAACATGCATGCATAAAATACCTATAGACTCTGCGGAACGTGGGTCTCAATGGCCAGAGGAATGGCCAGCGAGGTTGGTCAAAACACCTTATTGGCTGTTGAGTTCCCAGGTTGGAGTCTATGGTAAATCTGCCCCCGAGGATTTCGCTTTAGACAATAAGCACTGGAAACGGGTTGTGACCAAGTCATATTTAAGTGGAATTGGGATTGACTGGTCAACTGTTAGGAGTGTCATGGACATGCGAGCAATTTATGGAGG GTTTGCTGCTGCTTTAAAAGATTTGAATGTGTGGGTCATGAATGTGGTATCCGTCGATGCCCCGGATACCTTACCCATAATCTATGAACGAGGTCTATTTGGCATTTATCATGACTGGTGTGAATCTTTTAGCACCTACCCCAGATCTTATGATCTTCTCCATTCGGACCATCTCTTCTCCAAGATCAAAAAGAG GTGCAACTTAGTAGCTCTAGTAGCAGAGGTGGATCGTATCTTGAGACCTGGGGGCAAGTTGATCGTCAGGGATGATGTCGAGACAATCAATGAGGTGGAGAGCATGGTGCGGGCGATGCAATGGGAAGTCCGGCTGACGTACTCCAAGGACAACGAGGGTTTGCTTTGTGTCCAGAAGTCCATGTGGCGCCCCAGCAAATCGGAGACAGTCAGCTACGCCATTGCTTAG
- the LOC104418097 gene encoding nuclear transcription factor Y subunit B-7: MEEEIESHHGNVPNVVPRRRSSSPESPCSKTDHHHHHHSNKEQDRFLPIANVGRIMKKVLPGNGKISKDAKETVQECVSEFISFVTGEASDKCQREKRKTINGDDIIWAVTTLGFEDYVVPLKTYLNKYREIEGEKLNVPKQQQRSCSSTDQQQPQQQHGMHQQPFDHQIHDHSTNMGFTNNDNDSSNGFCSSASILSQPRPFGGTDHQPLISLPYSPSSIQKQLQHQDQVDSLGQW, from the coding sequence atggaagaagAGATTGAGAGCCATCATGGAAATGTGCCAAATGTTGTGCCCAGAAGAAGAAGCTCCAGCCCGGAGAGCCCTTGCTCAAAGACcgaccaccatcaccaccaccacagcAACAAAGAACAGGACAGGTTCTTGCCAATTGCTAACGTTGGGAGGATCATGAAGAAGGTGCTTCCTGGGAATGGCAAGATCTCCAAGGACGCGAAAGAGACAGTCCAGGAATGTGTGTCGGAGTTCATCAGCTTCGTCACTGGGGAGGCATCAGACAAGTGCCAGAGGGAGAAGAGGAAGACCATCAATGGGGACGACATCATCTGGGCGGTCACCACTCTAGGGTTTGAGGATTACGTTGTCCCCCTCAAGACATACCTCAACAAGTACAGAGAGATTGAAGGTGAGAAGCTGAATGTCCCCAAACAGCAACAGAGATCATGCTCTTCAACGGATCAACAGCAACCACAACAGCAACATGGGATGCATCAGCAACCATTCGATCATCAGATTCATGATCACAGCACCAACATGGGGTTCACCAATAACGATAACGACAGTAGTAACGGTTTTTGTTCTTCAGCAAGCATTCTGTCTCAGCCTCGCCCTTTCGGGGGCACTGATCATCAGCCATTGATCTCCTTGCCTTACTCTCCCAGTTCCATTCAAAAGCAATTACAGCACCAAGACCAAGTTGATTCGCTGGGGCAGTGGTAG
- the LOC104418103 gene encoding protein trichome birefringence-like 14, translated as MKGGNSFRSRGRKFSSGLLALLFATVLLWIWEKNPFINTLRSAQDQFLLSSSEFIFDMPNDSMVSAHHKEHTDEKDANVTPKISRKAEQGSDNSVMEKSTSALSPKGKGARHSKSSSKVCNYAKGRWVADKGRPLYSGFGCKQWLSEMWACRLTQRTDFSYEGYRWQPENCEMPEFERSSFLRRMQDKTIAFIGDSLGRQQFQSLMCMVTGGEESPDVEDVGVNYGLVIPPGAIRPDGWAFRLQSTNTTILYYWSASLCDLELLNITDPSAGVAMHLDRPPAFMRNFLDTFDVLVLNTGHHWNRGKLNANKWVMYVNGRPNEDRKLAAIGNAKNLTVHSVVRWVDSQLPSHPRLKAFFRTISPRHFLNGEWNTGGSCDNMSPLSKGSVVSQDESNDLVVQSAVRGTKVKILDITALSELRDEGHISRFSAKASDGVKDCLHWCLPGIPDTWNEILCAQV; from the exons ATGAAAGGCGGAAACTCGTTcagatcaagaggaagaaagttTTCTTCCGGTCTTCTTGCACTTCTTTTTGCGACAGTATTACTATGGATTTGGGAAAAGAATCCTTTCATAAACACCCTCCGGTCTGCTCAAGATCAATTTTTGTTGTCTTCATCGG AATTCATCTTTGATATGCCAAATGACTCAATGGTATCTGCCCACCATAAAGAGCATACTGATGAGAAAGATGCAAATGTTACACCAAAAATATCGAGAAAAGCTGAACAAGGTAGCGACAATTCGGTAATGGAGAAGTCTACTTCTGCACTCTCTCCTAAAGGAAAGGGTGCTCGACATAGCAAGTCCTCTTCTAAAG TCTGCAATTATGCTAAGGGGAGATGGGTTGCAGACAAGGGCAGACCATTGTATTCGGGGTTTGGATGCAAGCAGTGGTTGTCAGAGATGTGGGCCTGTAGGCTGACGCAAAGAACTGATTTTTCATACGAGGGATATCGGTGGCAGCCGGAAAATTGTGAAATGCCTGAATTTGAGAGATCTTCATTCTTGAgaag AATGCAGGACAAAACTATTGCATTTATAGGAGATTCACTTGGGAGGCAGCAGTTCCAATCTTTAATGTGTATGGTGACTGGTGGAGAAGAGAGCCCTGACGTTGAAGATGTCGGAGTCAATTATGGGCTTGTTATTCCTCCTGGAGCCATTCGTCCTGATGGTTGGGCGTTTCGGTTGCAAAGTACGAATACGACTATATTATACTACTGGTCTGCCAGCCTCTGCGATCTCGAGCTCTTAAACATCACTGATCCATCAGCGGGTGTCGCCATGCATTTGGACCGTCCTCCAGCGTTCATGAGAAATTTTTTGGATACCTTTGATGTTCTAGTTCTGAACACAGGACATCATTGGAACAGAGGCAAACTTAATGCAAACAAGTGGGTCATGTATGTCAATGGAAGGCCAAATGAAGACCGAAAACTGGCAGCAATTGGAAATGCCAAAAATTTAACGGTCCATAGTGTTGTGAGGTGGGTAGACTCGCAGCTTCCTTCGCATCCACGTCTCAAAGCTTTCTTCAGAACCATTTCACCTAGGCACTTCCTGAATGGAGAGTGGAATACTGGGGGTAGCTGCGATAACATGAGCCCCTTATCTAAAGGAAGCGTAGTTtcgcaagatgaatcaaatgATTTGGTAGTACAGAGTGCTGTCCGGGGTACAAAGGTGAAAATTCTGGATATAACTGCTCTTTCTGAATTGAGAGATGAGGGACACATATCTCGCTTCAGTGCTAAAGCCAGTGATGGTGTCAAGGATTGCTTGCACTGGTGCCTACCCGGCATACCAGACACATGGAATGAAATTCTTTGTGCACAAGTATAG